From Mastacembelus armatus chromosome 9, fMasArm1.2, whole genome shotgun sequence:
GACCCaacagtatttatttacttgtttgaCCAAATACTTTTGGCATTTTACTAAATTTGAATCTCTATTAAATTGTGGTTTGTAAATCTATCCATctatttccttctgtttttcaggTATTTGTGGAAACACTGGACAAATGTTTTGAGAATGTCTGTGAGCTTGACTTAATTTTCCATGTAGACAAGGTAGGAAATGAATTGAATGGCTTCAGTGTTCTCTGATGCTTTACATTTTCAATACCATATGAATGTTGATGTTAATCTTagaaattcttctttttttttttttttttgcaaaagcCATTGTTGCTTCATATTATGGTGTCACACTTATCTGATCATTTGTCTTAATTTGACTGAAATTAATTGTTGTGACACTTCATGTAACTTCTTAAAAACAACTTAGTCATGCTGCATTCTGTAACAGGAACTACTTGTTGATCACTTCGTAGATCCGCAGATAATGGAAAGGGATATTTTTGGCTTTTGGCTGATCcttttgcaaaacaaacaattcacaccacagctgcagctctgtaaTTTCAGCTGTTATGGCTTTAAAGAGCATGACCATGGTCATTTAAAGGTACCACACTACCAATATAAATGACCAATATAAATATCTTTGATATTGATGGAAGCACCTCTTACAAAATtcttctgttttgcatttatgtacagtatataaacaaaAAGATTTTATAGCACACTATAATGTTATAGTGGCACATACAAGGTTATTAATGTATTTGTCAACAACATCCAGGTGGAGGCTGGTATTAAAATAGATAATGAAGGACAGTGCAGTAAACCATGGTTGGGATAATGTAAATTGAGGGTTTTGGTTGTTGAAATATCTTGTGCATTAGTACACACACAACTTTTTAGTGCgttataaataatttatttagtatttgtgTACTGCTTGTAAATACTAAGTAGGCAGCTGGGAAAACATGGACTAAACATGCATAACTGAATTTTTCCACAGGTCCACAATATTCTGGCAGAGATGGTGATGGGTGGGATGGTCCTGGAAACCAACATGAATGAAATAATCACACAGGTGGACGCTCAGAACAAGATGGAGAAGTCTGAGGTAAGCCTGACCCTGCCCGGCCACTGTGTGTATGACTTGATTCTACCTCCATACTCTGAGGTATTGTATACAGTATGCAGGCATGTGTGTATGCTGCACCCTGCATGCTACTCTCCAGTGACCTTGTGGATGCTCCCTACCTACTCTTGAGTGTTTGTGCTCTTTTTTTGgcctctcctcctgctgctgcactgctctCAATGCAGATCAAGACCCAACATATTCTCTCCTATATCGCTCAGTATAAAAACAGTATCATAGTCATCACTTTTTCCATTACTATACAGACTTAGCTGTATCATTGTCAAATACATTTCCAGAATCTGTGACCTATACCATCTAAATCTGACATAAAGTAATAGGTTGGCTTTATCCCTGCTCATTACGTCAGAGGAGAAATTTCACATGGTCCATGTTCAAGTAACTGCTTTCCTAATGTGTTTCGTAACATTTATAAGCCAGTGTCCTTGCTTAGATATTTGCTCTATGCAAGGACATTGGGTTGTTTTCCATACAGCTTCTGCCAGCAGATAAACATTCATTTACTTCTTTGAAAGTTTTAATCAGACAGACAGCCAGAGACAATTTCATGAAATCATTTCTATTTTGCATAATGTGGATTTTGGCCTCTAATAGTCCTAAGACATCACTGCACTAATGGtttggctttgtttttaaattaagtgcTACCACATTGTGTAAACACTGAGGGGATGtctttgggatttttttttttccttttgcaatGGGAAGCACTGACAGAACATTGTACAGATTTGTTGCTTTTTGCTTACACGACAAAGTGAATGGTTACATTGTCAGGTTTATAACTGGCTAGCATCAAATGTGTGACCTTGCATTTGAATGATAAAAGTTTTAATGTTAAAGTGCTCTTTTTCCAATAATCCAAGCTGCATTGTGAACTTTTAAACAGACAGACTTTTCTATCCAAATGGTGTTCTGTAAGCAGAGTCTTTTTACTATTCTACAATCATCAGAGCTGTTCTGTCTTTTCCCACTTGGACCTAACCTagaccacacacactgaggctaAATCAAAATGAAGCCGTCTGTTTATAATTCAGTGTCTGCGCAACAAGACAAATGTTTCGTCCATGGAAAAAGATTGGTTAAGTGGCTTTAGTGCTTTTTCACCAGTTAATCTTTTATTGTTTGCAATAAGAACAACTGAGGGATAAGCTTATGGTCAGTTTTGACTTTATAGATGTGGTCTATGATAGGTCTATCACTTTTGTCGTGTGGAGATAAACTGTGATTACTTTAATCTGCTTTAACATTCCTCATTCCTCTTTTTCCTGACCCTATCTAGTTCTTtccattcttttctctctttacaGACGTTTATCTTTCAGTCTACCAGGCAGGACAGGTAGACACAGGTACTGATAAATTTACAACCAAGTGCTGTAACCTTAATGGAAGTTTACCCCCCCTCCTCCCGCTCAGTCTCTTCATATGGCCCTCCATTTAACAGTAAACTGATGTCACTAACACTCGAGGAATCTTTCGTGGCAGACCCAAAAATGTTACCATTTCTCTCCTAAACTAACTACAGAAAATGTGCTCGGGGCAGTCATAACTAATAGAAACACCCTACAGTGTAACTGTGAAAATTGTAACATTGCTTTGTTGTTAAGAATGTGTCGGCGAGATGGTCGCCATAATATGCATGGCCAGTTCTTTGTGTTACATTGTTCACCCCATGCAGTTTAAAGAACAGTTTAAACTGTCTGAAAGGTGAGACACTTTACAGATACTTTTCCATgtcttctgcttgtttttttttattttttattttatttaatggatTCTCTGTCTTTAAATTTGATAGCTGATAGCATTCTCATGTCTGTATGCTAAATGTATACagctatatacagtataaagacacaaaatggGGAGAAATTGCAAATGAGACTGTTAAATGGTGTCATAGTaactctaaagctcactaataaCAGGACTTATGTTGTTGGTGTAGctcatgaaaacagaaatgtaacaaCCATTTCAGGGGGTTATGTGCCAGATTATGTCTTGGGCAGCGAAGAGTCACTGAAGTTAAAAGAGTCACATAACCACActtaaaatacagatttttccTGTTAGGACTCTTTTTCTAAACATGTAGTTTGTCTTAAGCCAGCTATGAGAATCTTATAAACCTTTACCCTGTGAATCTTTTGAACTATTGTCCATCATAGACAAGATCAGACAAAGGCCTTATTGAGTGAAACACAGCTCGTGCTGCTATTCCTATGCATGTTAGTCACCAAGCATTTCattaaaccccccccccactaAAGTGGTCTTGCACAATAGGCCTTTAAGTGaccaatgtaaaaaaaaaaaaatatatatatatatatatatatgttgagTCTGCCTCCTCAATACTGAGCCCTTGGGCTGGATCAGCATTCCACTGTCTTAACGTCACAGTCATCTTTCAGTCTGACACAAGTCTCCTTGGTTCTTGGCAGAGGGAGGAATGCCCATAGGACAAACCCTCCATTCAGATAACCTTGTGAAAATAAGTGCAGTGGGTAAATCTGTGTTGCAGACATGCCTTGTGTCATATCACTGAATGATTTATGAGGATATCCACTTGAATGTGCTACTTCAAGAGGCAATGAGTGTAGACTTTTGTGCATTTTAAGCCCTCTGGTCATTTTTGGGTCTGTCTGCTAAAGATTCATTTGGGGGATCTCTAACTGCAGTGATTCTCAAATGTTTCCTCACACTTGAGGTGAAAACATCAAATCATTCACTCGTAACAAATGTGTCTTATTGTTCCAAAAGGCCAACCTACCttgatatttttcttaaaaacaccaAATTCTTGTAAATGGTTTCACATTGAGACTCATTGAGTTAGAGTGAATTGCCTTTTTTTGTCCTTAAAGATAGATCTCCCATTGTAGTTTAGTACTACTGGGCTTACAACCTCTTCATGTCATCAAGTAGTTAACAATATAGATAGTAAATGTTACAAAATTCTTGTTCCTCTATTCACAAATATGTATTTAGACAGAAAATATCATAGTAAATGTTACAATATTCTTGTTCCTCTATTCACAAATATGTATTTAGACAGAAAATATCATGTGTACTCTTTCCAGCAGTTATTAAAACCACTCTAGGTACAGTATCCTGTGTTTTTAAGGCTAAAACTTTTATTatatggacttttttttttttttaatttgatgcaCACCTCCAATACACACCTATCTATCCACACGCCACTTCCGTCTTCATATCCAAATCCTTTTTTCTGCTATTCCCAATTCTCTCCTTACACTTTTACCCTTATCGGTCCTCAAGAGTCCGGTGGGTTCACTTTCCCAGCAATGCTGCCTTTCGTCCATTTGATGAATGTCTAGTACTGTTCAGTACATCAAAAACAGTGAATGATGTAGTACAGTATGCTCTCACAGTTGATTCATAATTGGCTCTGGTTGTGATGTAAGTCATTATAGAACCAAATACTGCATGTGCATATGAAGCTATGAAGGCATCTGAATGTACATTTGCACATGTTGTCTGTCCTAGTAGCTGTCAGTGCTTTTGCATTGTGTCAGCTGTTGACTGTTTTTTGTCCAGTACTCCGTTTCGCACTGTGTGCGCTTGTGTGTCCAGTGTTCACTGTTCATTTTGTTGTCGTGTAGACCATGTTTTTTGATTTATATCAAAAACCGATATATGTCTTATCAACcctccttgtgtgtgttgtgtgttgtgtgtgtgggttgtgtCTGTTTAGGCCGGTATTGCAGGAGCACCTGCTCGTGCCGTATCAGCTGTAAAGAACATGAACCTCCCGGAAATGCCCAGAAACATCAACATTGGTGACATCAGCATAAAAGTGCCAAATTTACCCTCCTTCAAATAGTGGCAGTTATATCCTGAGCCTGCAGATGTTGGCCAATGTTTACCGTGATGCAATCTGTTTACCAAAACCTCAAATTATTAACTTTTATCAAAGCTATATGTCTTGAAGGTACTGTGTGATTTGACACTCcttgttttggtgttttctttgtttttcctgatAAAGAAGATAATGTTTTTCTGATGGAaggaaaaactgtatttatttaccaGTGGTACATTCCTTATGGCCCTTGGCGTTCAGCTGCTACAGTAGAGATCTGAGTCAGTTTgtaatttaaatgatttcatttaacTATTTACGTAAGTGTGGCAGGCAGCAAAGTTTTTGAGCAGACTTATTTGATTTCTCAAGTGTGAAATGACCAGTGAATGAAGGAAAGTAGATGAAACTATTTTGAATTCCAAATTGTTGCAGGTCTGCTACAGTATTGAAAGTCATACATTATAGTGTGTTTGTAAAACCAGTGCaaacaataaatattatatttcagATTTGCTGTGTTACAGTAATATTAATGAATATAtgctgaaatgatttttttctcttcttttttgtatgcaaacttttaaaatgatttgtgaTGACTTTTCAAATACTCTTTAGTTTTAATCTGtgcatgactttttttttcttttctttttcaacagAATAAACTATCAAAACTTAGTCTGTGTCTgtcataattatttattttaatgactgTATTTAATACTTTTAACAAAATGTCCTTATGTGCATTATTTCATTACCTTGTAACTATACATGTTCCATCTATAAGAGTTTAACAAACCGGCAACTTTTTTGAAGAGACCCAATTAAGTTTGTAATATACAACTTGACTGTTAATActtaatgcatttatttatttctaatatATCCTCTTATAAACTActaataaaaactgatttgtgGAAATGTTTGGaccactgatttttaaaaaatggtttcaAATAATCTGACCCCTCCAAAACTTAACACATCCACATCTTAACAGGTGACTTGACTGGTTACAACAGTCAAGCAACACATAAGCCTTTAATAATGGATTATCAGTATTTACACTAAATGGtacattttggcaaatgtatttttttcaggCTAACATCACAAAAATTGTTCTTACCAATAAGTGGCTTATAGAGAATTTGTAGTTAATGATTTTACAAACATTAAAGGTGTTAGATAATTTGCCATCAGTCTATAAGGGCATCGTAGAAAGGGGCACCAGAAAAattgtttgctttatttaaaaattaaaatctgtgcTAGATGAAGATTTTTAGATTCCTCAGATCCTTGTTCTCAAAAAGTTAAAACctaaacattttagaaaaactcAGCCGAGCCAAAATACCAGTTTGGTTCCATTTTCCCAGACTTAGTGAAATCACAattatacatccatccatcttctatacccgctttttcctgaaagccagagtcacggggatctgctggagcctatcccagctctctctcaggtgaaaggcagcaATTATATATATGCCAGTTAAAAGTAATCCTAATTCAAATTT
This genomic window contains:
- the ap3s1 gene encoding AP-3 complex subunit sigma-1, which translates into the protein MIKAILIFNNHGKPRLSKFYEHYTEDTEQQIIRETFHLVSKRDENVCNFLEGGMLIGGSDYKLIYRHYATLYFVFCVDSSESELGILDLIQVFVETLDKCFENVCELDLIFHVDKVHNILAEMVMGGMVLETNMNEIITQVDAQNKMEKSEAGIAGAPARAVSAVKNMNLPEMPRNINIGDISIKVPNLPSFK